In Crassostrea angulata isolate pt1a10 chromosome 6, ASM2561291v2, whole genome shotgun sequence, a genomic segment contains:
- the LOC128187395 gene encoding uncharacterized protein LOC128187395: protein HLFLIVKQTTINKKKYTVIRANLPNLTQSQKLAEAVQEHGSRKEKFVNVEKTRMVIENDFERLCSTFNFSETSKRYDLHIEDKLKNVLNWSKISSLNFQQSDEDPLTDIKTTLCWLGCFNDYTVFQYSFSLGYALQVSPPFLLPKSQSKWRIEFHVINNNLGIYVNCISSDNSDWPLDVSVELSLVNQVDRKKDIVRTFQHLFTKGELGRGFKPIIDWQSLSSTEKGYNSNGWMKIKARLW from the coding sequence CATCTCTTCTTGATCGTAAAACAAACGAcgataaacaaaaagaaatacacTGTGATCCGTGCAAATTTGCCAAATTTGACGCAGAGTCAAAAATTAGCTGAAGCTGTTCAGGAACATGGAagcagaaaagaaaaatttgtCAACGTGGAAAAAACAAGAATGGTTATTGAGAATGACTTTGAGAGGCTTTGTTCGACATTCAACTTTTCCGAAACTAGTAAACGTTATGACTTGCATATCGAAGATAaactaaaaaatgttttaaattggtCAAAAATAAGTTCGTTGAATTTTCAACAATCAGATGAGGACCCTCTTACAGACATCAAAACAACACTGTGCTGGTTAGGTTGCTTCAATGATTACACAGTATTTCAATACTCTTTCTCTTTGGGGTACGCACTTCAGGTCTCTCCCCCCTTTTTGCTTCCAAAGTCACAATCAAAATGGAGGATTGAATTCCATGTTATAAATAATAACCTAGGTATTTATGTGAACTGCATATCCAGTGATAATTCTGACTGGCCACTGGATGTTTCTGTTGAGCTAAGCCTTGTAAATCAAGTCGACAGGAAAAAAGACATTGTAAGAACATTTCAACATCTCTTTACAAAAGGTGAATTAGGTAGAGGATTCAAGCCAATTATAGACTGGCAATCACTAAGCTCCACAGAAAAGGGATACAATTCTAACGGCTGGATGAAAATCAAAGCCAGGTTATGGTGA